Proteins encoded within one genomic window of Camelina sativa cultivar DH55 chromosome 19, Cs, whole genome shotgun sequence:
- the LOC104766511 gene encoding BTB/POZ domain-containing protein At2g04740, translating into MSSSWTLESDLEDLDLDLQDYKPSVPLKKVPNGDVFEASRAGDVDRLRYLLETGVNVNARDRWDSVALYYACLAGHIDAARLLLENGAICSEHTFDGDRCHYASLNLRIRKLLKAFEARPPPLGPLQASLRETFLGCCHNRDYLKQASNADLDVSVSGDSPSEFGSSNYFPPDVMFFVQGRPIEAHRVILSARSPYFKQKFENEWKDRREVRFSKEKLSYPALCSLIHFFYSDRLEISVDDMEDLVRICKVCKCESLQKIIEKELNHQRYAEYKTHRDLDNSMKRFILQGISLPVEDRLPASLHRILRVSLAKSFAGDAIDSSVGDTRVGDSVDSLADVCVKVDKRTFYCHQVILASRSEYFRARLSRVNDFHEGTNGLPGDNTLPFLEEHDLSAEAFEKMIEYMYTDGLKEISPNQAEEIFDVASRYLLFPLKRAVADALLPHLETATPAELCQWLVLSDMYGVLKIREYCLDLVACNFEAFVETREFRAMLLTLPPPSGDSSLRTTVPSAPGAMMTTDQGNLLDDLREKWLEAEALELDMRDESALIFDKRLAMLVEMAEREKSESEAEDYKDTSA; encoded by the exons ATGTCCTCATCTTGGACTCTTGAATCCGACCTAGAAGATCTCGACCTCGACCTCCAAGATTACAAACCATCCGTACCTTTAAAAAAAGTCCCAAACGGCGACGTTTTCGAAGCTTCACGCGCCGGTGACGTCGACAGGCTCCGGTACCTTCTTGAAACCGGAGTCAACGTCAACGCACGTGACCGTTGGGACTCTGTTGCTCTCTATTACGCTTGTCTCGCTGGTCACATAGATGCTGCTCGATTGCTTCTAGAGAACGGTGCGATTTGCTCTGAACATACGTTTGACGGTGATCGTTGTCACTACGCTTCTCTCAATTTGAGGATTCGGAAGCTTCTTAAGGCCTTTGAAGCTCGTCCTCCTCCGCTTGGTCCTTTGCAAGCTTCACTTAGGGAAACGTTTTTGGGATGTTGTCATAATCGAGATTATCTGAAACAAGCTTCAAATGCTGATCTTGATGTTTCTG TTTCAGGAGATTCTCCGAGTGAGTTTGGTAGTTCCAATTACTTCCCACCGGATGTGATGTTCTTTGTGCAAGGTAGACCAATAGAAGCTCACAGGGTTATCTTAAGTGCACGATCTCCATATTTCAAGCAAAAGTTTGAGAATGAATGGAAAGACCGGAGAGAAGTTCGATTCTCAAAAGAGAAGCTTTCGTATCCTGCTCTTTGTAGCCTCATCCACTTCTTTTACTCAGATAGGCTGGAGATATCGGTTGATGATATGGAAGATCTTGTGAGGATCTGCAAAGTTTGTAAATGTGAATCATTGCAGAAAATTATTGAGAAGGAACTGAATCACCAGAGATATGCTGAGTACAAGACGCATAGAGATCTTGATAACTCCATGAAACGGTTCATCTTACAGGGCATATCTCTTCCAGTGGAAGACAGGCTTCCTGCTTCTTTGCATAGGATTCTTCGAGTTTCCCTTGCGAAATCGTTTGCTGGTGATGCAATTGATTCATCTGTTGGGGATACGAGGGTTGGTGATTCTGTGGATAGTCTTGCTGATGTTTGTGTTAAAGTGGATAAAAGAACTTTCTATTGCCATCAAGTTATTCTAGCTTCGAGATCAGAGTACTTCAGAGCACGATTATCCCGAGTGAATGATTTCCATGAGGGAACTAATGGCTTGCCAGGTGATAATACTCTTCCATTTCTTGAAGAACATGATTTGAGCGCAGAGGCTTTTGAGAAGATGATTGAGTATAT GTACACTGATGGCTTGAAGGAGATCAGTCCGAATCAG GCTGAGGAGATCTTTGATGTTGCATCTCGCTATTTGTTGTTTCCTCTTAAACGTGCTGTGGCTGACGCCTTGTTACCTCACTTGGAAACTGCCACACCTGCAGAACTCTGTCAGTGGCTGGTTTTGTCAGATAT GTACGGTGTATTGAAGATAAGAGAGTACTGCCTAGACTTGGTTGCTTGTAATTTCGAGGCATTTGTTGAAACCCGCGAGTTCAGGGCAATGCTACTAACATTGCCACCACCATCAGGGGACTCTTCACTTCGAACCACAGTTCCAAGTGCACCAGGTGCCATGATGACCACGGACCAAGGGAATCTCCTTGATGATCTGAGAGAGAAGTGGCTTGAAGCAGAGGCTTTAGAGCTTGACATGAGAGACGAGAGTGCTTTGATTTTTGATAAGCGCCTTGCAATGCTCGTGGAAATGGCAGAGCGAGAGAAATCCGAATCAGAAGCTGAGGACTACAAAGACACCAGCGCatga
- the LOC104766510 gene encoding fimbrin-4 codes for MSSYVGVLVSDPWLQSQFTQVELRTLKSKFNSTKTRFGRVTVKHLPPVFAKLKDFKRTFDENKIKTILDESYPNRSEEVEFETFLRAFLSVQSRGSKGASSFLKTGTTTFHHAINESEKASYVSHINNYLRDDPLLKSYLPINPTTNALFDLVKDGVLLCKLINVAVPGTIDERAMNMKKELNPWERTENLSLCLNSAKAIGCTVVNIGTQDIAEGTPHLVLGLIFQIIKIQLLADLNLKKTPQLVELVEANQDVEELMGLAPEKLLLKWMNFHLKKAGYEKQVTNFSSDVKDGEAYTYLLNALAPEHSTHVTLEMKDPSERAKKVLEQAEKLDCKRFLSPNDIVEGSANLNLAFVAQLFHQRNGLSDESPKMPVSVPEKIVTDDDEETCREERCFRLWINSLGAVTYVDNVFEDVRNGWILLEVLDKVSPGSVNWKHANKPPIKMPFKKVENCNQVIKIGKELKFSLVNVDGHDIVQGNKKLLLAFLWQLMRHTMLQILNNLRSHWQGEDITEADILNWANRKVKKTGRTSQAVSFKDKNLSNGIFFLELLSAVEPRVVNWSLVSKGETEEEKNLNATYIISVARKLGCSIFLLPEDIIEVNQKMLLILAASIMNWSLQKQSDTESTVSDDTDVSSVTEEISNLSTDDGSSDV; via the exons ATGTCTAGTTACGTTGGTGTCCTTGTCTCTGATCCATGGCTACAGAGCCAATTCACACAAGTGGAATTACGTACTCTTAAATCCAAG TTTAATTCGACAAAAACTCGATTTGGTCGTGTCACAGTGAAACATTTACCACCAGTGTTTGCAAAACTAAAAGATTTCAAACGCACGTTTGATGAAAATAAGATCAAAACTATATTGGATGAGTCTTATCCCAATCGCTCTGAGGAAGTCGAGTTCGAGACCTTTCTCCGG GCCTTTTTAAGTGTGCAATCCCGAGGATCAAAGGGCGCTTCATCGTTTCTCAAGACAGGAACTACAACGTTCCACCACGCGATAAATGAGTCCGAGAAAGCTTCATATGTGTCACATATCAATAACTACCTTAGAGATGATCCTCTCTTGAAGAGCTATCTTCCAATCAATCCTACAACAAATGCTTTGTTTGATCTTGTTAAAGATGGTGTTCTGTTGTG TAAGCTTATAAACGTAGCTGTGCCTGGGACAATAGATGAAAGAGCGATGAACATGAAGAAAGAGCTGAACCCATGGGAGAGAACTGAAAACCTTTCACTCTGTCTCAACTCTGCAAAGGCGATAGGCTGCACCGTCGTCAACATTGGAACTCAGGATATTGCTGAAGGGACA CCCCATCTTGTACTTGGGTTGATCTTTCAGATTATAAAG ATACAATTGTTGGCTGATCTCAATCTTAAGAAAACGCCACAACTTGTCGAGTTAGTGGAAGCAAACCAg GATGTGGAGGAGCTTATGGGACTAGCACCGGAGAAGCTTTTACTAAAATGGATGAATTTTCATCTTAAGAAAGCTGGTTATGAGAAACAAGTTACCAATTTCTCTTCTGATGTAAAG GATGGAGAGGCATATACATACCTGCTAAATGCTCTAGCCCCAGAACACAGTACACATGTGACATTAGAGATGAAAGACCCTTCAGAAAGAGCAAAGAAGGTCCTTGAGCAAGCAGAGAAGCTGGACTGTAAAAGATTCCTTTCTCCTAATGATATAGTTGAAGGCTCTGCAAATCTTAATCTTGCATTTGTTGCACAACTGTTTCACCAAAG GAATGGATTGTCTGATGAGAGTCCAAAGATGCCTGTATCCGTTCCTGAGAAGATTGTCacagacgacgacgaagaaactTGTCGAGAAGAAAGATGCTTTCGCCTCTGGATTAACAGTCTTGGTGCTGTGACTTATGTCGATAATGTTTTCGAGGATGTTAGAAATGG GTGGATTCTTCTTGAAGTTCTTGACAAAGTATCACCAGGCTCGGTTAACTGGAAGCACGCGAATAAACCTCCAATCAAAATGCCATTCAAAAAGGTTGAGAACTGCAACCAAGTTATCAAGATTGGGAAAGAGTTGAAATTCTCGCTTGTCAATGTAGATGGTCATGACATTGTGCAAGGAAATAAAAAGCTCCTTCTCG CTTTTTTGTGGCAACTGATGAGACACACTATGCTACAAATCCTCAACAACTTGAGATCTCACTGGCAAGGTGAAGATATAACAGAGGCAGATATTCTAAACTGGGCAAATCGGAAAGTCAAGAAAACGGGTCGAACCTCACAAGCCGTGAGCTTCAAG GACAAGAATCTTTCAAATGGAATCTTCTTTTTGGAGCTTTTGAGTGCTGTAGAGCCAAGAGTTGTAAACTGGAGTCTTGTTTCTAAAGGAGAAACAG AAGAGGAAAAGAATTTGAATGCAACATACATCATAAGTGTTGCAAGGAAGCTTGGATGCTCAATCTTCTTGTTGCCTGAAGATATTATAGAG GTAAACCAGAAAATGCTGCTGATATTAGCTGCTAGCATCATGAATTGGAGCCTTCAGAAACAATCAGACACTGAGTCTACTGTCTCTGATGATACTGATGTGAGCTCTGTGACAGAAGAGATCTCTAATTTGTCAACAGACGATGGATCTTCAGATGTCTGA